TGTGAGTAAAATTATTTCAATAAGGCAATAATTATTTTCCAACGCATAAATAAAAAATCCTTTTAATCCTTTTAATCTGTGGCTATAAAAACGTAATACATTTTACTGCATAAAAAAACTCCTGCTCGGGGGAACAGGAGTCATAAAAAAACAAATCAATTTCTATTTTTTTAATTACAATTATTTTATTTCGGCTAAACCACGTGTCAACCAGCCTCTTTTATTGGCAGTAACAATGGCGTAGGGTGTAATCCAGAATAAACTGAAAGTGTAAAAAACACTATAAGAATATGCCCAAAGCGAATCGGCCAGATTGTATCTTTTGGCATAAAACAGCACCGGAAAACTCGATACAATTAAGATTCCCAAAAGTGTAGAACTTAAAAATAATATTGGGTGCATGGCGATAAAAACAAACATAAAGATCATAAACGGATATGCCATAACGATTTTCAATGACTGATTTAGCCATAAAAGTCGGGCTCCAAATTTAGATTCTTTTCTAAAATCTGTAAAAACATATTTCGCCATTGCAATATTTTCACGCACATTGCTTCTACTCCATCTAATAAACATTTTGTACAATCCCGTATATTCTTCCGGCACGTTTGTTAATACATAAGCATTTCGCTGAAACAACACATGTTGTCCTTGTTTCAAAATCATATTGGTCATCGCACGATCTTCGCCAATGTCAGATGGCTGTCCCATAAAGGTCTGATTGATCCATTCGTCAAGGCAAGCAAAAACCGAAGTTTTTCTGTAAGCTGCAGCCGCTCCCGGAGTACAAAGTACCGAACCCAATTTACTTTCGGCAGAACGCATAAATTCGAAACTCATTACAAAACTTACGTTAAGCATTTTTGGCAAGATTGCTTTTTTACTGTTCAACACATGAACATTTCCAGCAACTGCACCACATTTTTCATCT
Above is a genomic segment from uncultured Flavobacterium sp. containing:
- a CDS encoding glycosyltransferase; the protein is MKSETLTSEQFYTSNPDLSNEQALKSSIFRINNSSSAVKKVSERTKSKFGLFVLVSTFVLLFVGAYSVYHLQSDFDQFQIERINSSWGFPFLVVAGLLFVFQTGVFLYNLYLYFNYKPIESVSDEMLPTCTVIVPAYNEGKLVWDTLMSLAESDFPAHKLEILAVDDGSKDDTWYWMQQVKIKLGDRLTIFQQAENKGKRHALHRGFELGMGEIFVTVDSDSIVKKDTLRNLVSPFVVDEKCGAVAGNVHVLNSKKAILPKMLNVSFVMSFEFMRSAESKLGSVLCTPGAAAAYRKTSVFACLDEWINQTFMGQPSDIGEDRAMTNMILKQGQHVLFQRNAYVLTNVPEEYTGLYKMFIRWSRSNVRENIAMAKYVFTDFRKESKFGARLLWLNQSLKIVMAYPFMIFMFVFIAMHPILFLSSTLLGILIVSSFPVLFYAKRYNLADSLWAYSYSVFYTFSLFWITPYAIVTANKRGWLTRGLAEIK